In Armatimonadota bacterium, a single genomic region encodes these proteins:
- a CDS encoding ThuA domain-containing protein, producing MSNKLRVLIWDENPQHRSFEIYPDSLNGAIKAGVDALDNSKELEIKVANLDEENQGVTQEVLDNTDVLVWWGHARHGEVKDEIAEMVKTQVHEKGMGFVCLHSGHYSKTFKAVLGCTGHLKGGWREADDSETIRVCAPWHPIAKGIEDFVIEAEEMYGSPFDVPPAEQMIFQSLFSVGSETFPCGLVWTVGKGIDPEFTSGPGKGVGQGEGIGRVFYFRPGHETYPTYKLDNVLKVIHNGIRWAGKLS from the coding sequence ATGTCCAACAAACTCCGAGTCCTGATCTGGGACGAAAACCCCCAGCACCGATCTTTCGAAATCTATCCCGACAGCCTCAACGGTGCCATCAAAGCCGGAGTCGACGCCCTCGATAACAGCAAAGAACTCGAGATCAAAGTCGCCAACCTCGACGAAGAGAACCAAGGCGTCACCCAAGAAGTCCTCGATAACACCGACGTTCTAGTCTGGTGGGGCCACGCCCGCCACGGCGAAGTCAAAGACGAAATCGCCGAAATGGTGAAAACTCAGGTCCATGAGAAGGGAATGGGCTTCGTCTGCCTCCACAGCGGCCACTACAGCAAGACCTTCAAAGCTGTGCTTGGCTGCACCGGACACCTCAAAGGCGGCTGGAGAGAAGCCGACGACAGCGAAACCATTCGCGTCTGCGCCCCGTGGCACCCAATTGCGAAGGGCATCGAAGACTTCGTCATCGAAGCTGAAGAGATGTACGGCTCGCCTTTCGATGTTCCTCCGGCCGAGCAGATGATCTTCCAATCGCTGTTCAGCGTCGGAAGCGAAACCTTCCCCTGCGGACTCGTCTGGACCGTCGGTAAAGGAATCGACCCCGAATTCACCTCCGGCCCCGGGAAAGGCGTCGGCCAAGGCGAAGGCATTGGCCGAGTCTTCTACTTCCGCCCCGGCCACGAGACGTATCCGACCTACAAACTGGACAACGTCCTCAAAGTCATCCACAACGGAATCCGCTGGGCAGGCAAGCTCAGCTAA
- a CDS encoding metallophosphoesterase, which translates to MNWKPRLVVVGLTALVVAASFALIPRQGQGGGGQRKGQGQGQGGRKKGSGGDKQGQGRLYPPAKSAWSVASIILGNGEDKQISMAIHPGVDFDGYIEYGPEGKSPSGKTPTQSFKKGVPTQLTLTGLKPNTAYSYSLNYTETGESKTGPKYRFQTARPAGSTYTMFVQGDSHPERIGKMNDPELYEKTYQTAASYNPDFFIMLGDDFSVDTLQNRTLQAVEYCYTKQVPYMGLIGKQAPIYLVNGNHEQAAKANLDGTPNSLGVLAQNARNRNFVNPAPDSFFTGNPEPVEHIGLLRNYFAWTWGDALYVTIDPYWHSDEAVDNRADGGSKRKDLWGITLGDTQYKWLKKTLETSKAKYKFVFAHHVMGTGRGAVERATSFEWGDAKSLSTKRPGWELPIHQLFVKTGVSIFFQGHDHIFCKQELDGVVYQSCPCPSDTTEKLINGDAYTVGDKIVGSGLVKVTVGPDKAHIEFLRSWLPAAETDGKKHGEVAYSYDVKPKVNK; encoded by the coding sequence ATGAACTGGAAACCGAGGTTAGTCGTAGTGGGACTTACTGCACTGGTGGTCGCCGCATCCTTTGCGCTCATTCCTCGTCAAGGGCAAGGCGGAGGGGGCCAAAGGAAGGGACAAGGGCAGGGCCAAGGGGGCCGAAAGAAGGGTTCCGGTGGAGACAAGCAGGGTCAAGGACGCCTCTACCCTCCAGCCAAATCCGCTTGGTCCGTCGCCAGCATCATCCTCGGAAACGGCGAAGACAAGCAGATTTCGATGGCGATCCATCCCGGCGTCGACTTCGATGGCTACATCGAATACGGACCAGAAGGGAAGTCCCCAAGCGGCAAAACCCCAACTCAGTCATTCAAAAAGGGCGTTCCAACTCAGCTGACACTCACTGGACTCAAACCCAACACAGCCTATTCCTACTCGCTCAACTACACCGAAACAGGTGAGTCCAAGACCGGTCCAAAGTATCGATTCCAAACCGCTCGTCCGGCGGGATCGACTTACACAATGTTCGTTCAGGGGGATTCGCACCCAGAACGGATCGGAAAAATGAACGACCCTGAGCTGTATGAGAAAACTTACCAAACCGCAGCAAGCTACAATCCCGACTTCTTCATCATGCTTGGCGACGATTTCAGTGTCGATACTCTACAAAACCGGACGCTCCAGGCGGTCGAATACTGCTACACAAAGCAGGTCCCTTACATGGGCTTGATCGGAAAGCAGGCTCCCATCTATCTAGTCAATGGAAACCACGAGCAAGCCGCAAAAGCAAACCTCGACGGTACCCCCAACAGCCTCGGCGTCCTCGCCCAAAACGCGCGAAACCGCAACTTTGTCAACCCTGCTCCCGATAGCTTCTTCACCGGAAACCCCGAGCCAGTTGAGCATATCGGACTCCTCCGAAACTACTTCGCCTGGACATGGGGTGATGCCCTCTACGTCACCATCGACCCCTATTGGCACTCAGACGAAGCCGTCGACAACCGAGCCGACGGTGGTTCTAAGCGAAAAGACTTGTGGGGGATCACACTCGGAGACACCCAATACAAGTGGCTCAAAAAGACTCTCGAAACAAGTAAAGCAAAGTACAAGTTCGTATTCGCTCACCACGTCATGGGAACCGGCAGGGGCGCGGTTGAGCGAGCTACTTCTTTTGAATGGGGCGATGCGAAGAGCCTCTCCACCAAGCGGCCAGGTTGGGAATTGCCCATCCACCAGTTGTTTGTCAAAACAGGAGTGAGCATCTTCTTCCAAGGTCACGACCACATCTTCTGCAAACAAGAGCTCGATGGAGTGGTGTATCAATCTTGCCCTTGCCCGTCCGACACAACCGAAAAGCTCATCAACGGCGACGCCTACACCGTTGGGGATAAGATCGTCGGTTCTGGACTTGTCAAAGTCACAGTTGGCCCCGACAAGGCGCATATCGAGTTTCTCCGCTCATGGCTCCCCGCTGCCGAAACGGACGGCAAGAAGCATGGCGAGGTCGCCTACAGCTACGACGTTAAACCCAAGGTGAACAAATGA
- a CDS encoding YHYH protein → MKTLPLIGISALAVAGAACISQSEATKKAAEITKSFAPFAPGVKTHSDDTKFYIESDGMPEHDLMAGIVAWQQQVALPQKYTGSNAWSFPLFPKPAANPLSAKTGFFRGAIAIAANGVPIFNPIKNDGRTDTLVAGELDNFGGHSGRGDDYHYHIAPLHLQSKIGKDLPVAYALDGYAIFGYTCSKGATPTDLDQFNGHTTKDRGYHYHATKNYPYLNGGFHGEVVEAGGQVDPQPFAQPVRPALPPLRGAKVTKYKKLGEKSWSIGYELNGQTHYVNYSIQSDGNYRFEFVAPDGSKVVETYKPGQRRPGGGPGGPGGGPGGPGGQGRGGQGGGRRGGGGGGDERSFFSDYSASVDLNNDHDITLHEVDEKIRSMFATSGNLAGGFKTFAEAHLSDFDFNGNGSVDLEEALDGFTAALHRADTNHDHCLSEVEWKS, encoded by the coding sequence ATGAAAACCCTCCCTCTCATCGGCATTTCTGCATTGGCCGTCGCCGGTGCCGCCTGTATTTCGCAGAGTGAAGCGACGAAGAAGGCAGCAGAGATCACCAAGAGCTTCGCTCCGTTCGCGCCCGGTGTCAAAACTCACTCCGACGACACAAAGTTCTACATCGAGTCTGACGGAATGCCGGAGCACGATCTCATGGCGGGTATCGTCGCCTGGCAACAGCAGGTCGCCCTACCGCAAAAGTACACCGGATCGAACGCGTGGAGCTTCCCCCTCTTCCCCAAGCCAGCTGCAAATCCCCTCTCGGCAAAGACCGGGTTCTTCCGAGGAGCAATCGCGATTGCGGCAAACGGAGTTCCCATCTTTAACCCCATCAAGAACGACGGTCGCACCGACACTCTTGTCGCCGGGGAACTCGACAACTTCGGCGGACACAGCGGCCGCGGGGATGACTACCACTATCACATCGCTCCCCTTCACCTTCAATCGAAGATCGGAAAGGACTTGCCAGTCGCATATGCCTTAGACGGCTACGCAATCTTTGGATATACCTGTAGCAAGGGCGCGACACCAACGGACCTCGATCAGTTCAATGGTCACACAACAAAAGACCGTGGCTACCACTACCATGCCACCAAAAACTATCCATACCTCAACGGCGGTTTCCATGGTGAAGTTGTTGAAGCCGGTGGGCAGGTCGATCCTCAACCGTTTGCCCAGCCTGTCCGACCAGCATTGCCCCCACTGCGCGGAGCAAAGGTCACAAAGTACAAGAAGCTTGGAGAAAAGAGCTGGTCCATCGGCTACGAGTTGAACGGACAAACTCACTACGTTAACTACTCAATCCAATCTGATGGCAACTACCGATTTGAATTTGTCGCTCCAGATGGCAGCAAGGTTGTAGAAACCTACAAGCCGGGCCAGCGTCGGCCGGGCGGCGGTCCCGGAGGTCCTGGCGGTGGTCCAGGTGGCCCTGGGGGTCAAGGCAGAGGCGGTCAAGGTGGCGGACGTAGAGGCGGCGGCGGTGGTGGGGATGAGCGAAGCTTCTTCTCCGACTACTCCGCGTCGGTCGACCTCAATAATGATCACGACATCACCCTCCACGAAGTTGACGAAAAGATTCGTTCGATGTTTGCAACGAGTGGCAACCTCGCCGGTGGTTTCAAAACCTTCGCCGAAGCTCACCTGTCAGACTTCGATTTCAACGGAAACGGATCGGTAGACCTTGAAGAAGCGCTCGATGGTTTCACTGCGGCGTTGCATCGTGCAGATACTAACCACGATCATTGCCTCTCGGAGGTCGAATGGAAATCCTAA